The Terriglobia bacterium genome contains the following window.
GACGCGGAAGTGCTGCTTTTCGATTTAGCCTGATTGCTTTGCAGGGGCAGGGGCGCCTCTTGGGGCGCACGCACTGCGAGACAGCCGGGGCGGGCAAGCCCCGCCCGAGCCTGTCTTTTTCTCAGCCGCGGGTGCGCTGGAATTCGCGCATGAAGCCGACCAGCGCTTCGACGGCTTCGAGCGAAACCGCGTTGTAGAGCGAGGCGCGCATGCCGCCCACCGAGCGGTGCCCGGCCAGGCCGATGAGGCCCGCCGCCGTGGCTTCCTGCGCAAACTGTTTTTCGAGGGCTTCGTTTCCGCCGGCCACGCGGAAGACCACGTTCATCTTCGAGCGCGAGGCTTTCTCCACCGGACAGGTATAGAAGCTGCCGGCATCCAGCGCGTCATAGAGCAGCTTGGCTTTGGCCGCGTTGCGCTTTTCCATGCCGGCGAGGCCGCCTTGTGCTTCGATCCACTCGGTCACCAGGCCGATGATGTATACCGCGAAGGTCGGCGGCGTGTGATAGAGCGATTTTTCCTTGATGTGCGTGCGGTACTGCAGCACCGTCGGCAGATTCTTGTCCGCGCGCTCGGCCAGGTCCTTGCGCACGATCACCACGGTCGCGCCGGAAGGACCGAGGTTTTTCTGGGCGCCGGCGAAGATCAGCCCGAACTTCTTGACGTCCACGGGGCGCGAGGCGATATCCGAAGACATGTCCGCAACCAGGGGCACCCCGCCGGTCTCCGGCGGCGCGGTCCACTGTGTGCCCTCGATGGTGTTGTTGGTGCACATATAGACGTAGGAGGCGTCCGGCGAGAGCGAAATCTCTTCCAGACGAGGCACGCGCGTGAATTTCCCGGCTTCCGTGCTCGCCGCGATGCGGTGGGCCACGCCTTTCTTCAGCTCGGCGATGGCCTTGGCGGTCCAGCTCCCGGTATGCAGCACGTCCACGGGCTTCCCCGGAAGGCACAGGTTCATGGGCACCATGGTGAACTGCAAGCTGCCGCCGCCCTGCACAAAAATCACCGCGTAGTCTTCGGGAATTCCCAGGTGCTGACGCAGCCCCTGTTCAGCGTGCGCGTTGATGGCCTCGAATTCCGGCGAGCGGTGGCTCATCTCCATCACGGACATGCCGCAGCCGCGGTAATCCAGCAGCTCCTCGCGGATGCGCTCCAGGACCGGGAGGGGCAGGGCCCCCGGGCCGGCGTTGAAATTGAAAACACGCTTCGTGTTGCGCGCACTGCCTGTGGGAAAACTCACGATGGTCGAATCCTCTCTGTGGAAATGGGGCGGTGGGCGGGAGGGGCCGGCGGCGCCATGTGTTCCACCCTACAGAGTAGCAGAAATCGCCGGTTCTCCTCTCCTCCGGCGGAACGCGGCGGGCCGCCGGGGGCGCGTTTTTTCCGCGGAGAATGCCGGAGGCAGAAGACCAATTTTGCCAATGGAGAGAGGCTCTCCGCCCAAGAAATCGGCTTGACTCGCCTAGCGCCTCTGAGTCCTAATATGCCTGCTTTCTTCTCTGGGGGCATTCGTTTACGGCGCGTCCGCCTCTTTCCCGGGGGAACGCCCGCAGGCGATGAGGAGACACTTGGGAGTACCGCACGTTGCTTTAGTTCGCCGTCCGACACAAACGCTCGAATTTTCCATCGGCAGCGTGCCCTTCCGTGTCTCTCTTCCGAACGATACTCTTTATCACTCCGCCGCGGCCCGCTACGCCGCGTTTCAAGGGGCGGAGGGAGATCCATTTCCCATCCGAGTTATCGAATTGGACGAGCCGGCACAGGGTGCGGCGGAGTTTGCCTACGAATGGGAGCAAAGCCGGCTGCAGTGCTGCGCCGGGGAAGCGCTCTTCACGAGCGTACGCAATGAATATGTATTCGATTCCTTGCTGCGCATCCTGTTTTCCTGGATTCTGCTGCCCCGCAGCGGTTTTCTATTGCATGCGGCCACGGTCGTGCGCCAGGGGCGCGCCTACGTCTTCACCGGGCGTTCCGGCGCCGGGAAGAGCACGCTGGCCTCGCTGGCGCCCGCGGGCAGCGTGCTGACCGACGAGATTTCGCTGCTGCGCTTCGAAGAGGGCGCCTGGCGCGCCTACGGCACGCCGTTCTGGGGCGAATTTCGTGCCGGCGATGTGAATCACAGCGCTCCCGTGGCCGGCATTTTCCGCCTGGTGCAGGCCCCGGAGAATCGCGCCGCGCCGCGCCGCCCGGCGGAGTTGCTGCGCGCGCTTTTGCCCAACGTCTTGTTTTTTTCCGCGCAGCCTGCGGCCAACGGCCGGCTCCTGGAGATTCTCAGCGGCGTTGCGGAAGAGATCCCCGGATACGATCTGGAGTTCCGTAAAGACCGAACGGTCTGGGAGGTTCTGCCCGCATGAGCACGACGATTCCCTGGCAGAAGAATCCGCTTCTGGCCTGGCGGGAAATCGATGGCGAAACGGTCATCATCTCGCCCAGCGACAGCGTGATGCACGAGCTCAACGAGACCGCCAGCTTCATCTGGCGGCAGATCGACGGGCGCTGTTCCGCCGCGGACCTCGCCGGGATGCTCGCCGCCGAATACGAAGTACCGCCGGGAGATGCGCTGGCCGACACCGAAGCGCTGCTGCAGCAACTGGCCACGCGCGAGCTGCTCGTCACCGCCGCGGCCGCGGGCGGAGCCGCGCGTTGAGCACAGCGGCACAGGCTGCTGCTTCCGTAATGGAGCGGGTGGCCGCGCGCACCGCGCGCAAGCACCATCCGCTCCATGTCCACTTTGACCTGACCTATCGTTGCAACGAGCGCTGCGTCCATTGCTATCTCGACCATGAGGACCACGGCGAACTCAGCACCACCGAAATCCTCCGGGTGCTCGAGGAGCTGGCGGCTGCCGGCGTTCTCACTCTGACGTTCAGCGGCGGCGAAATTTTTCTTCGCCCCGATCTCTTCGAAATTCTCGCGGCGGCCCGCGGCTTGCACTTTGATATCAGCCTCAAGACCAATGCTGTGCTGGTCACCGCGGAGCGCGCCACGCGTTTGCACCAACTGGGCGTTCGCAACATCCAGATCAGCGTCTATAGCGACGACCCGGTCGTGCATGACGCCATTACCAAAGTATCCGGCTCGCTCGCGCGCACTCTCGCTGCCGTCCCGTGGCTCGTCGCGCAGGGGATAAAGGTCCGGCTGGCCTGCCCGCTGATGCAGCAGAATCTGATGGCCTACCGCGGGGTTATGGCCCTGGCCGAAAAACTGGGCGTATCCTATAGCTTCGACCCCACCATCACGCCGATGATGGACGGCTCCGCGGGGCCGCTCGCGCATCGCGTCTCGACTGCCGCGCTGTTGCCCGTCCTGCAGGATCCCGTCTTGAGCGCCTGCCGCCCGCGGCCCGCGGCCCAAGCGGATGTCGCCAGGCCTTCCGGGAAGCTCGTCCCTGCACTGGCCAGCGCCGTCTCCAGCGGTCTTGAATCCTCCGCCTACGAGGACATCCCCTGCAGCGCCGGCCACAACAGTTTCTACATTTCTCCCTACGGCGATGTTCTTCCTTGCGTGCAGTTGCCGCAGCCGGCGGGGAACCTTCGCCGCCAACGCTTCCGTGACATCTGGCAGCATGCCTCCTCTCTCGAACAACTCCGAGCCGTGCGCGAAAGCCAGCTCCCGCTTTGTTCCTCCTGCGAGATTCGCGGCTATTGCGAGCGTTGTCCGGGGCTGGCTTTGATGGAGGGGGGCGACGTTCTGGGCGCGTACGAGCGCGCCTGCGAGCTGGCCGAGCAAAAGGCGCGTTTCGCGGGCGTGGCCCGCCCGCTCAGCGCCCTGCATGCGGAACAAGCTGCCGCGGCGGGAAATTGACGCGCCAGTCGAAACGAACTTTCTTGTGACCAGGTACAACTCGTTCTAAAGTAAAGGACACGACGCATGGCCGAAAATCACAAGACGCCGCCCGCAACGCCCAAGGGCAAAAAGCCGTACAGCAAGCCCACCGTCGCTTCGGAACCGATCTACGAAACGACGGCGCTGGCATGCAATAAGGTGAATTCCGTGGGTAGCTGCAGAGGCCCGGGAAACAAAACGTCCTGATTTTTCGGGTCGCGGACGCGCCGCAAGCGTTCCGGGCTCTGCAGGGAACGGCGCGCCAGCGCCGCGGGCCGGGCTCGCGAGATTCTTTGCATCCCATCCTGTTTCTTTGGACAAGTTCCGTAGAACCCCTTGTTGACCGTAATCGCTGAAAGAAAGACTCTATTCGCGGACCTGCGCGTTTTGCCCGGGAAACGCTGTGTTTCACCGGCGGAAACTGGCGGCAGGCTACGCGATGCCCGGATCACACCGCAACCAAGAAGATCTCGCGCTCTCCGCCCACCCGCCGCGCGGGCGATGGAGGAGGGCGTCCTCTTCTTCCGCGCCGGGCCTGCGCTCCGGGAGCTCCCCGGCGCCTTTGTACCCGCCCGCTTCGGAAACTTCTGCGGTGCCGGCGCCCGCGACCGGAGGGCTGGCCTTTCCTGCACTGGGCGCCGTGCCGTTGCCCGATCCCGGATTTTCGCGCGCCGAAGACGCTGGGATATCCTTTGCGGAACGCCGCTCGGGTGCCTGCGCCATCGGCGGCGAACGCCGTACGAGCGATGCCCAAGCCGTTGCCGAGGCGCTGCTGAACCACAGCCGCGTGGTGCTTCGTGTTTACGGAGCCAGCATGCTTCCCTGGGTGCGGCCGGGCGACGTCGTGGTCATCCACAGCGCTTCGCCAGACACCGTGCGCTGTGGTGACGTGGTTCTTTTCCGGCGCGGCGACAGGCTGTATGTTCACCGTATTGTCGAAAGACGCGGCCTGCGCCAGGGTGCCCGTTTTCTCGCCAAGGGCGACGCCAATCCTCATGCCGACGGCATCATTGGCCAGGAAGAGATTCTCGGCCGGGTCCTGAGCCTCTATCGCGGCAACCGGCTTATCGATCTCGATTCGCCGGGGCAGCTGATGCTCGGCCTGCTGATCGCCCAGTTTTCCCGGTGCAGCAGCCTGGGCTACCTGCTCGCGCGGGTGGCGAGCGGGGTTGCGCGCCCGGCGCGCCGCGTGCTGCACCTGCTGGCTCCGTCCAGCGTTCTTTCCCGCTGACCCGCTGTCTCTCGTAAGCGCGACCGCGAAGCGGTCAACTTCACGTGTGACCGCAAAGCGGTCAACTTTCCGCGTTCACCAGAGCGAATTCCACGCGCCGGCGCATGGGGTCGATGCGCTCCGCGCGCACGCGCACCCGGTCGCCCAGCCGCCAGGCGCGCGCTGCGGGCTTGACCGCGGCGTGCCGCGCGGGGGCACGGCCGTGGGCGTGCGGGGCGAGGGCCACCAGCGCGTGGTCGCGCTCGCGGTAGACACAGCGCGCCTGCGCCGCCTCTTCCAGAGCGCTCACCGGCAGCAACCCCTCCACGAAGACCTCGAATAGCTCCACGAAGCAGCCGTACTTCTGCACGGAGATAATCAGCGCGTCGAACTCATCGCCCAGCCGCCCTTCCATGTACTGCGCGCGCTTCCAGTTCATCAGCTCGCGCTCGGCGGCGTCCGCGCGGCGCTCCGCGTCCGAAGTTTCCGTGCCCAGCTCTTCTAGGTGCGGGCGGGTGTACACCGCGGCCTCCGCGCCGCGGGGCGCGCCGCGCGCGGGAGCGGTTTCGCGCGGCGAAGGCGCGGCGGAGTCCGGATGCGCCAGCGCCCACTTCAGGATGCGGTGCACGATGAGGTCGGGATAGCGGCGGATGGGCGAGGTGAAATGGGTGTATTCGTCGAAACCCAGGGCGAAGTGGCCGAGCGCGTCGGCGGCATAGCGCGCCTGCTTCAGCGAGCGCAGCATCAGGTAGGAGATGATGCGCTCCTCGGGCTTCCCGGCGAGCTTCTGCACCAGGCGCTGGTAGTGCTGCGGGGAGATGCGCAGCTCCACGCCCGGGGTGGCGCCGGGCAGCGTGACGCGCATCGCCCGCGGCCGCCCGTGCCCGTAGGAATCGGGCCGCCCCCGCCGCGCGGGCGCCGGCACGCGCCCGTGGCGCACGGGCATCACGCGTTCGAAAAGGCCCTCCACGCCCAGGGAATACCCGAAGGCCCGCGCCAGCTCCTCGAACTCCAGCACCTTTTTGGCGTCCGGCTTTTCGTGCACGCGGTGCAGCGAGGCGATGCCGCGCTTTTCGAGGTAGCCGGCCACCGCGCGGTTGGCCGCCAGCATGAACTCTTCGATCAGGCGGTGCGCGTCGTTGCGCTCGCTGCGCGAGATGCTGGTCATGCGCAGCTGTTCGTCGAATTCGATGACCGGCTCGGGGAGGTCGAAATCGATGGAGCCGCGCTCGCTGCGGCGGGCGTTGAGGAGCAGCGCCAGTTCGCGCATGTCCTGGAAATGGTGGGCCAGCGCGGCATACTCCGCGGTGGTCTCCGCGTCGCCCTGCAGCACCTTGTTGACGTTGGTGTAAGTCATGCGCGCGGCCGAGCGGATTACCCCGGGCACGAAGCGCGCCGAGAGCATGTGCCCCGCGGCGTCCAACTCCAGCAAGGCGCTCAACACCAGGCGCTCTTCGTGGGGGTTGAGCGAGCAGATGCCGCTGGAGAGCTCCTCGGGCAGCATGGGCACGGCGCGGCTCGGGAAATAGACGCTGGTGCTGCGCAGGCGCGCGTCGCGGTCCAGCGCGGTTCCCGCACGCACGTAATGCGAGACGTCCGCGATGTGCACGGCCAGGTGCCAGCCGCCGCCGGGGCGGCGCTCGATGTACACGGCGTCGTCGAAATCCCGCGCCGTTTCTCCGTCGATGGTGACGATCGGCAGATGGCGGAAATCCTCACGCCCCTCGCGGTCGTGGGCGCTCACCGGCTGCGCGCGCTCGTTGGCTTCCTCGAGCGCATCCCCGGGAAAGACGTGCGGCAGGTGGTGCTTGCGGATGATGATCTCCGTGTCCACCCCGATATCGCCCGGGCGGCCCACGATCTCCACCACGCGCCCGGTCGCGCCGCCTCCGCCCCGGGGATAGCGCACCATCTCCACGTTCACCACCGCGCCGTCCAGCTCCGGCAGGCGCGGCAGCCGCCGCAGATGCGCGGGATGCCTGCCTCGCGCTGCATGCTCTTCCGCGGGAGGCAGCCCGAGCTTTTCCGCGAGCGTCTCGCGCAGCCCGGGCGTCAGCTCCTCGCCGGGGGGAATCTCGATTTCGTGCTGGATGCGCGTGTCGTAGGGCAGGACCACGTTGCCGCGCGCGCCGTAGCGGAAGAGGCCCACGATGGTGGGATGCGCCCGCTCCAGCACGCGCAGGATGCGCCCCTCGGCGCGCTGTGCGCCGGGGATTCCGCTCATGCGCGTGATCTTGGCCAGCACGCGGTCGGAGTGCATGGCGTCCTCGATGGCGTCGCGGCCGATGAAGATGTCGCCGTCGAGATGCGGCAGCGGCGTTTCGGGCACGACGAAGCCGTAGCCGTCCTGGTGCAGCACCAGCCGCCCGGTCACGGTGTCCCGGCCAGCCGCCGCAGCGGCGAGTCCCGCGGCTTCGTGGCGCTCGCGGCCCGCGGCGGGCGTGAGGCCCTTGCGGCCGAAGACGCGGTAGCGTCCACCGGGCAGCTCTTCGATGGCGCCGCGTTTTTTCATCTTGGCGAGGATTTTGTGGAGCATGCGGCGGGCATGCTTGGGCAGGCGCAGACCGCCGGCAATTTCATTGGTGTTTGCAGGGCTTCCGCGATCTTGCAGAAAATGCAAGACATCGGCGTATTGGATGGTGTCCGTGCGAGGCATCTTGGAAAGCGGCGAAAGGGCGTCCCGCTTCTCCTGCGATTCTAACGACAAATCGCCCGCGGGGCGCAACTTTTCGATGCCGGCTTATGTTTCCCGTGGAACAATTGCGGAACGCCAGGTGATTGCTGCGATTCGAATCGCGGCTATGGCAACGGCGCGAACCACTCGCGCGACGGGCTTTCGATGATCTTCATCAGCCCGTCCGTGACGTATTCACGGTAATGCGCCGTGGCGCGGTGCGCGATTGTCGCGCTCCGCTAGTCGTGCCAGGAGTCCTTGAACTCCGGAATGCGCCGGCCCAGGGCGCGCTCCGCGCAGGTCAGGCCGGCGCGTGCCGCGCGGTCCACACCGATGCCGCGCGAACGGAAGGTTTCCGAAGCGAAGTACAGGCCGTCCACGTTCGGCGCGGAGTAGTCCGGCCGGTATTTCCCGACGAGGCCGGGCTTCTGGATTACGCCGAAGGCCGGCTGAGCCACCAGGTGCCGCTTCTTCCAGACGATGTTCTTGTCCGTCCAGGTGCCGGGATAGAAGGTCTTAAGGTCCTGTTCCACCAGATCGAAGTGCTGCTCCACCCACTTCGGACTGCGCAGGCCCTGGTAG
Protein-coding sequences here:
- the serC gene encoding 3-phosphoserine/phosphohydroxythreonine transaminase, with amino-acid sequence MSFPTGSARNTKRVFNFNAGPGALPLPVLERIREELLDYRGCGMSVMEMSHRSPEFEAINAHAEQGLRQHLGIPEDYAVIFVQGGGSLQFTMVPMNLCLPGKPVDVLHTGSWTAKAIAELKKGVAHRIAASTEAGKFTRVPRLEEISLSPDASYVYMCTNNTIEGTQWTAPPETGGVPLVADMSSDIASRPVDVKKFGLIFAGAQKNLGPSGATVVIVRKDLAERADKNLPTVLQYRTHIKEKSLYHTPPTFAVYIIGLVTEWIEAQGGLAGMEKRNAAKAKLLYDALDAGSFYTCPVEKASRSKMNVVFRVAGGNEALEKQFAQEATAAGLIGLAGHRSVGGMRASLYNAVSLEAVEALVGFMREFQRTRG
- a CDS encoding PqqD family protein: MSTTIPWQKNPLLAWREIDGETVIISPSDSVMHELNETASFIWRQIDGRCSAADLAGMLAAEYEVPPGDALADTEALLQQLATRELLVTAAAAGGAAR
- a CDS encoding radical SAM protein, with translation MSTAAQAAASVMERVAARTARKHHPLHVHFDLTYRCNERCVHCYLDHEDHGELSTTEILRVLEELAAAGVLTLTFSGGEIFLRPDLFEILAAARGLHFDISLKTNAVLVTAERATRLHQLGVRNIQISVYSDDPVVHDAITKVSGSLARTLAAVPWLVAQGIKVRLACPLMQQNLMAYRGVMALAEKLGVSYSFDPTITPMMDGSAGPLAHRVSTAALLPVLQDPVLSACRPRPAAQADVARPSGKLVPALASAVSSGLESSAYEDIPCSAGHNSFYISPYGDVLPCVQLPQPAGNLRRQRFRDIWQHASSLEQLRAVRESQLPLCSSCEIRGYCERCPGLALMEGGDVLGAYERACELAEQKARFAGVARPLSALHAEQAAAAGN
- a CDS encoding signal peptidase I; this translates as MPAPATGGLAFPALGAVPLPDPGFSRAEDAGISFAERRSGACAIGGERRTSDAQAVAEALLNHSRVVLRVYGASMLPWVRPGDVVVIHSASPDTVRCGDVVLFRRGDRLYVHRIVERRGLRQGARFLAKGDANPHADGIIGQEEILGRVLSLYRGNRLIDLDSPGQLMLGLLIAQFSRCSSLGYLLARVASGVARPARRVLHLLAPSSVLSR
- a CDS encoding RNB domain-containing ribonuclease, producing MPRTDTIQYADVLHFLQDRGSPANTNEIAGGLRLPKHARRMLHKILAKMKKRGAIEELPGGRYRVFGRKGLTPAAGRERHEAAGLAAAAAGRDTVTGRLVLHQDGYGFVVPETPLPHLDGDIFIGRDAIEDAMHSDRVLAKITRMSGIPGAQRAEGRILRVLERAHPTIVGLFRYGARGNVVLPYDTRIQHEIEIPPGEELTPGLRETLAEKLGLPPAEEHAARGRHPAHLRRLPRLPELDGAVVNVEMVRYPRGGGGATGRVVEIVGRPGDIGVDTEIIIRKHHLPHVFPGDALEEANERAQPVSAHDREGREDFRHLPIVTIDGETARDFDDAVYIERRPGGGWHLAVHIADVSHYVRAGTALDRDARLRSTSVYFPSRAVPMLPEELSSGICSLNPHEERLVLSALLELDAAGHMLSARFVPGVIRSAARMTYTNVNKVLQGDAETTAEYAALAHHFQDMRELALLLNARRSERGSIDFDLPEPVIEFDEQLRMTSISRSERNDAHRLIEEFMLAANRAVAGYLEKRGIASLHRVHEKPDAKKVLEFEELARAFGYSLGVEGLFERVMPVRHGRVPAPARRGRPDSYGHGRPRAMRVTLPGATPGVELRISPQHYQRLVQKLAGKPEERIISYLMLRSLKQARYAADALGHFALGFDEYTHFTSPIRRYPDLIVHRILKWALAHPDSAAPSPRETAPARGAPRGAEAAVYTRPHLEELGTETSDAERRADAAERELMNWKRAQYMEGRLGDEFDALIISVQKYGCFVELFEVFVEGLLPVSALEEAAQARCVYRERDHALVALAPHAHGRAPARHAAVKPAARAWRLGDRVRVRAERIDPMRRRVEFALVNAES